The genomic stretch TTGGTCGATATCGCCGGCGACATCGACATGCATGACCGACGTGTCGAGGGTCAGTGCCTTCATCACCGGCACGGCCTTCAGCTGCGACCAGGTCGGTGTTTCCAGATAGAAGGCGCGGCCGCCCCAACCGAAGACGATGTAGCGCACCTCGGGGATGTCGGCCGGAATGCCGGCTGCGACCAGGAAATGAAAGCGCTGGCGCACCGCATCGTCGACCGGAATGGCGATGTCGGTATGGATCGGGTTCCTCAGCACCAGGATATGACGCGTCGCTGATTTGCCGACGGCAGTTTGCCAGAGCGGGCGCGGCACCAAGGTGCCGAGCGTCACGGCGAGCACGACCGCGATCAACAGCAAACCAAGAAAACGGCCGAGCTTTTTCATGAATGGCGGCCCCGCAAACACATCCCGGCGCGGCACGAACCGCACGCCTATCTCTTTGCTCTGACGCAATTCCGGACGGAAAACCGCTTCACACTTTTCCTGGAATTGCTCTCGTCATCCATACGCAAAAGAGCCCGGCACTGTTTCAGCCGGGCTCTCCTCAGTTCACTGAAAAGGCTAGTGCAGGATCTGGCTGAGGAACAGTTTCGTGCGCTCGTGGCGCGGGTGGTCGAAGAATTCGGCCGGCGTGTTCTGCTCGACGATCTGGCCTTGGTCCATGAAGATCACCCGGTTGGCGACCTTGCGGGCGAAGCCCATTTCGTGCGTGACGCACAGCATGGTCATGCCTTCTTCGGCCAGGCCGACCATGGTCTCCAGCACTTCCTTGATCATCTCCGGGTCGAGCGCCGAGGTCGGCTCGTCGAACAGCATGATGCGCGGGTTCATGCACAGCGAGCGCGCGATCGCCACGCGCTGCTGCTGGCCGCCGGACAACTGGCCCGGATATTTGTTGGCCTGCTCGGGGATTTTCACGCGCTTGAGGAAATGCATGGCGATTTCCTCGGCCTGCTTCTTCGGCGTCTTGCGCACCCAGATCGGCGCCAGCGTGCAGTTCTCCAGGATAGTCAGATGCGGGAACAGGTTGAAGTGCTGGAACACCATGCCGACCTCGCGGCGCACCTCGTCGATCTTCTTCAGATCGTTGGTCAATTCCTTGCCGTCGACGATGATCTTGCCCTTCTGGTGTTCTTCCAGCCGGTTGATGCAGCGGATCATGGTCGACTTGCCGGAGCCTGACGGACCGCAGATGACGATGCGCTCGCCGCGCATCACCTTGAGGTTGATGTCCTTCAGCACATGGAACTCGCCATACCATTTGTGCATGGCGATGATGTCGATGGCGACATCGGTGGTCGAGATGTGCATCTTGGCGGCGTTGACCTTGATCTCTTCCGCGCTGACGGCGTTTTCGGTGGCCATGACAGGGGTCCCCTTGTTTTCTTATCTTTGGTTATGATGCATGTCGTTACCCCAAAACCGCAACACGCTTTTGGGCGACGTGCATCAGCGTTTGTGGCCGGTGTCGAGCCGGCGTTCGGTGTACATTGAATAGCGCGACATGCCGAAGCAGAACAGCCAGAACACGAAGGCGGCAAAGAGCAGACCCGACTTGGCCGTCTGCGCCGTCGCCCAGTTAGGGTCGGCGAAGTTCTGCTTGATGATGCCGAGCAGGTCGAACATCGAGATGATGAGGACCAGGGTGGTGTCCTTGAACATGCCGATGAAGGTGTTGACGATGCCCGGGATGACGAGCTTCAGCGCCTGCGGCATGACGATGAAATACATCTTCTGCCAATAGCCAAGACCGAGCGAATCGGCGCCTTCATACTGGCCCTTGGGGATCGCCTGCAGGCCGCCGCGTACGACCTCGGCCATATAGGCGGCGGCAAACAGCGACACGCCGATCAGCGCGCGCAGATACTTGTCGAAAGTGACGCCCGGCGGCAGGAACAGGGGCAGCATGACGCTGGCCATGAACAGAACGGTGATCAGCGGAATGCCGCGCACGGCTTCGATGAAGATGACGCACAGCATCTTGACAACAGGCATTTTGGAGCGCCGGCCAAGCGCCAGCACGATGCCAAGCGGCAACGACACGACGATGGCCACAAAAGACAGCGACAGCGTCACCAGCAGGCCACCCCAGCGCGCGGTTTCGACATGTTCCAGACCAAACGAACCGCCGACCAACAGGAAGAACGCCACAACAGGCAAACCGACGAACAGCAGCAACGCGTTGAGGCCCTTGCGCGGCACACGCGGCATCAGCATCGGCACCAGAAGCGCTACGAACAATATGCCGGTCAGGATCGGCCGCCAGCGCTCCTCGATTGGATAGGTGCCGAACATTATCTGGCCGAACTTGGCATTGATGAAAGCCCAGCAGGCGCCATGCCAGCCGTCGGGCTGAATGCCACCTTGCGCCACCGTGGCGCACACGGTCCGATCCGGTCCGCTCCACACAGCGTTGATGAAGGCCCAGTTGATGATCTGCGGGAGGATCATTACCACCAGCGCGATACCGATTATGGTCATAATGGCATCGCCTGTCGAGGCGATCAGGTTCTTGCGCACCCAGGCACCGAAGCCCACGACGCCAGCTGGCGCCGGTTGTGCCAGCGCCATTTCAGTG from Mesorhizobium sp. NZP2077 encodes the following:
- a CDS encoding amino acid ABC transporter ATP-binding protein produces the protein MATENAVSAEEIKVNAAKMHISTTDVAIDIIAMHKWYGEFHVLKDINLKVMRGERIVICGPSGSGKSTMIRCINRLEEHQKGKIIVDGKELTNDLKKIDEVRREVGMVFQHFNLFPHLTILENCTLAPIWVRKTPKKQAEEIAMHFLKRVKIPEQANKYPGQLSGGQQQRVAIARSLCMNPRIMLFDEPTSALDPEMIKEVLETMVGLAEEGMTMLCVTHEMGFARKVANRVIFMDQGQIVEQNTPAEFFDHPRHERTKLFLSQILH
- a CDS encoding TIGR02117 family protein translates to MKKLGRFLGLLLIAVVLAVTLGTLVPRPLWQTAVGKSATRHILVLRNPIHTDIAIPVDDAVRQRFHFLVAAGIPADIPEVRYIVFGWGGRAFYLETPTWSQLKAVPVMKALTLDTSVMHVDVAGDIDQSHPDVAGFDIGDDQFAALLDFIQASFQQGPSGPIHIPNAGYSKFDGFFEANGHFNALVGCNTWTAAALRTAGLRTGWWNPLPVSLGWSLKLYSR
- a CDS encoding amino acid ABC transporter permease, yielding MQEHDMSWVRTEMALAQPAPAGVVGFGAWVRKNLIASTGDAIMTIIGIALVVMILPQIINWAFINAVWSGPDRTVCATVAQGGIQPDGWHGACWAFINAKFGQIMFGTYPIEERWRPILTGILFVALLVPMLMPRVPRKGLNALLLFVGLPVVAFFLLVGGSFGLEHVETARWGGLLVTLSLSFVAIVVSLPLGIVLALGRRSKMPVVKMLCVIFIEAVRGIPLITVLFMASVMLPLFLPPGVTFDKYLRALIGVSLFAAAYMAEVVRGGLQAIPKGQYEGADSLGLGYWQKMYFIVMPQALKLVIPGIVNTFIGMFKDTTLVLIISMFDLLGIIKQNFADPNWATAQTAKSGLLFAAFVFWLFCFGMSRYSMYTERRLDTGHKR